A single region of the Jatrophihabitans sp. GAS493 genome encodes:
- a CDS encoding nitroreductase family protein, with the protein MASFDRDFERVLRTAFAGREFTDEPVTDADIGAILELARFASSGGNRQGWRVVAIRSPATKTAVIEAANGIVRSYVAQGRLGETAFNTITPTKVTEDDVDAVEEASLSWYRALANAPVLLVVGVDLRLVSSIDASLDRVGIVSGASIYPFVHNIILAAHARGMAGALTTFSAGAEAEVQQLLGFPAEVAIAAAVPLGYPTKRLTKLSRRPVEEFARWERWDGPPIVS; encoded by the coding sequence GTGGCGTCTTTCGACCGGGATTTCGAGCGGGTGCTCCGGACGGCGTTTGCCGGGCGGGAGTTCACCGATGAACCGGTGACTGATGCCGACATCGGCGCCATCCTGGAGCTGGCCCGCTTCGCCTCCAGCGGCGGCAACCGGCAGGGGTGGCGGGTGGTGGCGATCCGCTCCCCCGCGACCAAGACCGCGGTGATCGAAGCGGCGAACGGGATCGTGCGCAGCTATGTCGCCCAGGGCAGGCTCGGCGAGACGGCGTTCAACACGATCACCCCGACGAAGGTGACCGAGGACGACGTCGACGCCGTCGAGGAGGCGTCGCTCAGCTGGTATCGCGCGCTCGCCAACGCACCGGTGCTGCTGGTGGTGGGGGTCGACCTGCGACTGGTCTCCTCGATCGACGCGTCGCTCGATCGGGTCGGGATCGTCAGCGGCGCCTCCATCTACCCGTTCGTGCACAACATCATCCTGGCCGCCCACGCCCGTGGAATGGCCGGTGCATTGACGACCTTCTCGGCCGGCGCCGAGGCGGAGGTACAGCAGCTTCTCGGGTTTCCGGCGGAGGTCGCCATCGCCGCCGCGGTGCCACTCGGGTACCCGACGAAGCGCCTGACCAAGCTCTCCCGCCGGCCGGTCGAGGAGTTCGCCCGCTGGGAGCGTTGGGACGGCCCGCCGATCGTTAGCTGA
- the prfB gene encoding peptide chain release factor 2 — MDVTDVPAELKELSATLASIESVLDIPKLQAEADDLERQASEPNLWDDPESAQKINSRLSFVQGDIRRVEDLRRRVDDAGVLWELAEGEDDEDSRSEAETEVADLRKRIDELEVRTLLSGEYDSREALVTIRSEAGGVDAADFAEMLLRMYLRWAERHNYTAEVLDTSYAEEAGIKSATFEVKVPYAYGTLSVEQGTHRLVRISPFDNQGRRQTSFAGVEVLPVVEQSDHVDIPDDDLRVDVYRSSGKGGQGVNTTDSAVRLTHLPTGIVVTCQNERSQIQNRASAMAVLQARLLERRREEEQTAMNALKDGSNSWGNQMRSYVLHPYQMVKDLRTEYEVGNPQAVLDGDIDGFIEAGIRWRRSS, encoded by the coding sequence ATCGACGTGACCGATGTCCCCGCCGAGCTCAAAGAACTCTCCGCCACCCTGGCCAGCATTGAATCCGTGCTGGATATCCCCAAGTTGCAGGCCGAGGCGGACGATCTGGAGCGCCAGGCGAGCGAGCCCAACCTGTGGGACGACCCGGAGAGCGCCCAGAAGATCAACAGCCGCCTCTCCTTCGTGCAGGGCGATATCCGCCGGGTCGAGGACCTGCGGCGGCGGGTCGACGACGCCGGCGTGCTCTGGGAACTGGCCGAGGGGGAGGACGACGAGGACTCCCGCTCCGAGGCCGAGACCGAAGTCGCCGACCTGCGCAAGCGCATCGACGAGCTTGAAGTCCGCACGCTGCTGTCGGGGGAGTACGACTCCCGCGAGGCCCTGGTCACGATCCGCTCCGAAGCCGGAGGCGTGGACGCGGCCGACTTCGCCGAGATGTTGCTGCGGATGTATCTGCGCTGGGCCGAGCGGCACAACTACACGGCCGAGGTGCTGGACACCTCCTACGCCGAGGAGGCCGGCATCAAGTCCGCCACCTTCGAGGTGAAGGTGCCCTACGCCTACGGCACCCTGAGCGTGGAACAGGGGACGCATCGTCTGGTGCGGATCAGCCCCTTCGACAACCAGGGGCGTCGCCAGACCAGCTTTGCCGGGGTCGAGGTGCTACCGGTGGTCGAGCAGTCCGATCATGTCGACATCCCCGACGACGATCTGCGGGTCGACGTGTACCGCAGCTCGGGCAAGGGCGGTCAGGGCGTCAACACGACCGACTCCGCGGTGCGGCTGACCCACCTGCCTACGGGAATCGTCGTCACCTGCCAGAACGAGCGCAGCCAGATCCAGAACCGGGCCTCAGCGATGGCGGTGCTGCAGGCCCGCCTGCTCGAGCGGCGCCGTGAGGAGGAGCAGACGGCGATGAACGCGCTCAAGGACGGCAGCAACTCCTGGGGCAACCAGATGCGCAGCTACGTGCTGCACCCCTACCAGATGGTCAAGGACCTCCGAACCGAGTACGAGGTCGGAAATCCCCAGGCCGTGCTCGACGGTGACATAGACGGCTTCATCGAGGCCGGAATCCGCTGGCGCCGCTCCAGCTGA
- the ftsE gene encoding cell division ATP-binding protein FtsE: MILLENVSKVYAAGVRPALDSVSLDIAKGEFVFLIGASGSGKSTVLRLLLREELANSGKVKVDKFDVGKMPKRKVPDLRRAIGCVFQDFRLLPKKTVYDNVAFALEVINKSQRQIKRTVPEVLDLVGLEGKAKRFPGELSGGEQQRVAIARAFVNRPLVLLADEPTGNLDPDTSQGIMGLLERVNRTGTTVLMATHDNNIVDAMRRRVIELEGGKIVRDQTRGVYGVGR, encoded by the coding sequence GTGATCCTGCTAGAGAACGTCTCAAAGGTCTACGCGGCCGGGGTTCGCCCGGCGCTGGACTCGGTGTCGCTGGACATCGCCAAGGGGGAGTTCGTCTTCCTCATCGGTGCCTCGGGCTCTGGAAAATCGACCGTTCTCCGGTTGCTGCTGCGCGAGGAATTGGCCAACTCGGGCAAGGTGAAGGTCGACAAGTTCGACGTCGGCAAGATGCCCAAGCGCAAAGTCCCCGACCTGCGACGGGCGATCGGCTGCGTGTTTCAGGACTTCCGGCTGCTGCCCAAGAAGACCGTCTACGACAACGTGGCGTTCGCCCTCGAGGTGATCAACAAGTCACAGCGGCAGATCAAGCGAACGGTGCCGGAGGTGCTCGACCTGGTCGGCCTGGAGGGCAAGGCCAAGCGCTTCCCGGGGGAACTCTCCGGTGGCGAGCAGCAGCGCGTCGCTATCGCCCGGGCCTTCGTCAACCGGCCGCTGGTACTACTGGCCGACGAGCCCACGGGAAACCTTGACCCGGACACCAGCCAGGGAATCATGGGTCTACTCGAGCGGGTCAATCGCACAGGCACCACCGTGCTTATGGCCACCCACGACAACAACATCGTCGACGCCATGCGCCGGCGGGTGATCGAACTAGAAGGCGGCAAGATCGTCCGCGACCAGACCCGCGGCGTCTACGGGGTCGGGCGCTGA
- the ftsX gene encoding permease-like cell division protein FtsX translates to MSGVATGIRRNLLMTIALVLTTTISLFFLGGAILTSMEINKFNDQYKDKLNVSVYLCGTTPSENCTHPVTPAEKAALQVQFAADDRIKSVEFISKEAAYAKNKNLLGVDAAKFLSPSDFPDSFTLKLYDLGKDYTAVAATYKDKPGVNGVQNVNETLKTFLRIFDSARTAAFVFALLILICAIILMAITIQVAAQQRRAETSIMRLVGASRWMTQLPFIIEAIIAVVIGGILTVPALWFAKQRVLYDIFHNSVRNQVLPGLNINDVLIASGISLGIGLVLAIVTAYITLRAYVRL, encoded by the coding sequence ATGTCGGGGGTCGCCACCGGCATCCGGCGCAATCTCCTGATGACGATTGCACTCGTGCTGACCACGACGATCTCCCTCTTCTTCCTGGGCGGGGCGATCCTCACCAGCATGGAGATCAACAAGTTCAACGACCAGTACAAGGACAAGCTCAACGTCTCGGTGTACCTGTGTGGCACGACGCCGTCGGAGAACTGCACGCATCCGGTCACGCCCGCTGAGAAGGCCGCCCTGCAGGTCCAGTTCGCCGCCGACGATCGGATCAAGTCGGTCGAGTTCATCAGCAAGGAGGCGGCCTACGCCAAGAACAAGAACCTCCTCGGCGTCGACGCGGCCAAGTTCCTGAGCCCGTCGGACTTCCCGGATTCGTTCACCCTCAAGCTCTATGACCTCGGCAAGGACTACACCGCCGTGGCCGCCACCTACAAGGACAAGCCAGGCGTAAATGGGGTGCAGAACGTCAACGAGACGCTGAAGACGTTCCTGCGCATCTTCGACTCGGCCCGGACGGCGGCCTTCGTCTTCGCTCTGCTGATCCTGATCTGTGCCATCATCCTGATGGCCATCACCATCCAGGTCGCGGCCCAGCAGCGACGGGCCGAGACCTCGATCATGCGATTGGTCGGCGCGTCTCGCTGGATGACGCAGTTGCCGTTCATCATCGAGGCGATCATCGCGGTGGTGATCGGCGGTATTCTCACCGTCCCGGCGCTATGGTTCGCTAAGCAGCGCGTTCTCTACGACATCTTCCACAACTCGGTACGCAACCAGGTGCTGCCCGGACTGAACATCAACGACGTGCTGATCGCCAGCGGAATCTCGCTGGGAATCGGCTTGGTGCTGGCGATCGTGACCGCCTACATCACGCTGCGCGCCTACGTGCGGCTCTAG
- the smpB gene encoding SsrA-binding protein SmpB: MSQTSSSNRDPGKKVVAQNRKASHDYTIMDTFETGVVLTGTEVKALRMGRASLVDGFATIDDGEVFMHNVHIPEYSQGSWTNHAPRRTRKLLLHREEIRRLVGKTHEGGLTLVPISIYFRDGLVKVELALAKGKKSYDKRQDMATRDANREVTRALGRRSKGMSD; this comes from the coding sequence ATGAGCCAGACCTCGTCCAGCAACCGCGACCCCGGTAAGAAGGTGGTCGCGCAGAACCGCAAGGCCAGCCATGACTACACGATCATGGACACCTTCGAGACCGGCGTGGTGCTCACCGGCACCGAGGTGAAGGCGCTGCGGATGGGACGGGCATCGCTGGTCGACGGCTTCGCAACCATCGATGACGGCGAGGTGTTCATGCACAACGTCCACATCCCGGAGTACAGCCAGGGAAGCTGGACGAACCACGCCCCGCGCCGTACCCGCAAGCTGCTGCTGCACCGCGAGGAGATCCGCCGTCTCGTCGGCAAGACCCACGAGGGCGGCCTCACGCTGGTGCCCATCTCGATCTACTTCCGAGACGGGTTGGTCAAGGTCGAGTTGGCTCTGGCCAAGGGTAAGAAGTCGTATGACAAGCGTCAGGACATGGCGACCCGGGACGCCAACCGAGAGGTCACCCGAGCGCTCGGCCGCCGCAGCAAGGGAATGTCCGACTGA
- a CDS encoding CYTH and CHAD domain-containing protein yields MQTEIETKFDVSPDFVMPTFAPADLGVESGSSEAGVAQPAIDTVAVASTYFDTEDDRLLRFMISLRHREGEADTGWQLKVPSGEDRAELQWPSIVGQSEMTGGVVLPPELAQILAPFLGDRSVAPSVRLDVSRTRHRFTDAKGRLLVEVADDEVRAFPLRAQVRAPRWREIEIELGRDGKRRMLKALGEQLLAAGAYPSTSRSKLARARVGIGNEGLGGARASAGAVLMDYMSGQVRTIVGGHFAIQAGQPSAIHQTRVATRRLRSTLRSFPECFDGEQAARFEDELKWYAAVLGEVRDREVMLTRLGSAVDELPEDLVVGPVGEQIKTRLTNELADAQQSLLAEMAGVRYSALLGEILRWRDDPPFTAAAGRPAKTLNDSVRKVQKKLNKRLSTATRFDGTDEDLHSARKIGKRVRYAAEAADDEPETVAATSALQDLLGEFHDSVVAAQVLRRLADLASAESENAFTYGVLVAQMRQNAERERRQLRGETS; encoded by the coding sequence ATGCAGACCGAGATCGAGACCAAGTTCGACGTCTCCCCCGATTTCGTCATGCCGACGTTCGCTCCGGCTGACCTCGGGGTTGAAAGCGGCTCGAGCGAAGCCGGCGTCGCCCAGCCGGCGATCGACACCGTCGCCGTCGCCAGCACCTACTTCGACACCGAGGATGATCGGCTGTTGAGGTTCATGATCTCGCTGCGACACCGTGAGGGTGAGGCGGACACCGGCTGGCAGCTGAAGGTTCCCTCCGGCGAGGACCGCGCCGAGCTTCAGTGGCCCTCGATCGTCGGCCAGTCCGAGATGACCGGCGGCGTCGTCCTCCCGCCTGAGCTGGCTCAGATTCTCGCGCCGTTCCTCGGCGACCGCTCGGTCGCCCCGAGCGTCCGGCTGGACGTCAGTCGTACTCGCCACCGCTTCACCGACGCGAAGGGTCGGCTGCTGGTCGAGGTCGCCGACGATGAGGTGCGGGCCTTCCCGCTCCGGGCCCAGGTGCGGGCCCCGAGGTGGCGGGAGATCGAGATCGAACTGGGGCGCGACGGGAAGCGCCGGATGCTGAAGGCGCTCGGTGAGCAACTGCTGGCCGCTGGCGCCTACCCGTCCACCAGCCGCTCGAAACTGGCCCGGGCCCGCGTCGGAATCGGCAACGAGGGGCTCGGTGGCGCGCGGGCCTCAGCGGGCGCGGTTCTGATGGACTACATGAGCGGGCAGGTCCGCACGATCGTCGGCGGCCACTTCGCCATCCAGGCCGGGCAGCCGAGCGCGATCCACCAGACCCGGGTTGCGACCCGCCGACTGCGCAGCACGCTCCGCAGCTTCCCGGAGTGCTTCGACGGTGAGCAGGCTGCGCGTTTCGAAGATGAGCTGAAGTGGTACGCGGCCGTGCTCGGGGAGGTCCGGGATCGGGAGGTGATGCTGACCCGTCTCGGCAGCGCCGTCGACGAACTGCCGGAGGACCTGGTGGTCGGACCCGTCGGCGAGCAGATCAAGACCCGCCTCACCAACGAACTGGCCGACGCGCAGCAGTCCCTGCTCGCCGAGATGGCGGGGGTGCGCTACAGCGCGCTGCTGGGCGAGATCCTGCGCTGGCGTGATGACCCGCCCTTCACCGCGGCGGCCGGGCGCCCCGCGAAGACGCTCAACGACTCCGTCCGCAAGGTGCAGAAGAAGCTGAACAAGCGACTGTCGACGGCGACCCGATTCGACGGCACCGACGAAGATCTGCACTCCGCTCGCAAGATCGGCAAGCGGGTCCGGTACGCGGCCGAGGCGGCTGATGACGAGCCGGAGACGGTAGCGGCAACCAGCGCGCTGCAGGATCTGCTCGGGGAGTTCCACGACAGTGTCGTCGCCGCTCAGGTGCTGCGGCGGTTGGCTGACCTCGCCTCAGCGGAATCCGAGAATGCCTTCACCTACGGCGTGCTGGTGGCTCAAATGCGGCAGAACGCCGAGCGCGAGCGTCGGCAACTGCGTGGCGAAACCAGCTAG
- a CDS encoding DUF664 domain-containing protein — protein sequence MATDDSTPWEPPLAGTEVEHLLGALNRLRATFRWKASGLDAAALNARLPSSSLTVGGLLKHLACVEDMTFTLKLTGSAPGEPWQSADWDGGPDWVFTSAAEDAPEDLYALWDAAVGRSERRAQEALEKGGLDFPAHVANSEGVHASLRRLIFDLVEEYGRHTGHADLLRESIDGLVGEDPPPGWTTE from the coding sequence GTGGCGACTGATGACTCGACTCCCTGGGAACCCCCACTCGCCGGCACCGAGGTGGAGCATCTGCTCGGCGCCCTCAATCGGCTGCGCGCGACCTTTCGGTGGAAGGCCAGTGGCCTGGACGCAGCCGCACTCAACGCACGCCTTCCATCCTCGAGCCTGACCGTCGGCGGTCTGCTCAAGCACCTGGCCTGTGTCGAGGACATGACGTTCACCCTCAAACTCACCGGCTCAGCGCCCGGTGAGCCATGGCAATCGGCCGACTGGGACGGCGGCCCCGATTGGGTCTTCACCTCCGCGGCCGAAGACGCCCCGGAGGATCTCTACGCGCTCTGGGATGCGGCGGTCGGTCGCTCGGAGCGCCGGGCGCAGGAGGCGTTGGAGAAAGGCGGCCTTGATTTCCCGGCCCACGTCGCCAATAGCGAAGGCGTGCACGCCAGCCTGCGCCGGCTGATCTTCGACCTCGTTGAGGAGTACGGACGGCATACCGGACACGCCGATCTGCTCCGGGAGTCCATCGACGGGTTGGTCGGCGAGGACCCGCCGCCCGGGTGGACCACCGAGTAG
- a CDS encoding ATP-binding protein, whose product MSDDILLPPNGDAPRLARSYVAEQAVGIAPGLVEDAELLVSELVTNALRHGRPEILLSVHPDPPGIAVAVGDRGDADAVAPVAADPERPRVGGRGLMIVNAIAARWGVSRNYPPPGKTVWFQLTG is encoded by the coding sequence GTGTCAGACGACATCCTGCTACCCCCGAATGGTGACGCGCCACGGCTCGCCCGCAGCTACGTCGCCGAGCAGGCGGTGGGGATCGCGCCCGGCCTCGTCGAAGATGCCGAACTGCTGGTCTCCGAACTGGTCACCAACGCACTTCGCCACGGCCGTCCCGAGATCTTGCTCAGCGTGCACCCCGACCCCCCGGGAATCGCGGTAGCCGTCGGCGACCGCGGCGATGCCGACGCCGTAGCGCCCGTCGCCGCCGATCCGGAGAGGCCGCGGGTCGGGGGTCGAGGACTCATGATCGTGAACGCGATCGCCGCCCGCTGGGGCGTCTCCCGAAACTACCCCCCGCCCGGCAAGACGGTCTGGTTTCAGCTCACCGGCTGA
- a CDS encoding bifunctional FO biosynthesis protein CofGH has protein sequence MRRALRRARDGASLDVTEASILLAATGADLDQLSAIAARVRDAGLRAAGQEGLITYSRKVFIPLTRLCRDRCHYCTFVTTPNRVHSAYLEIDEVVEIAAQGALMGCKEALFTLGDRPEDRWPQAAQWLEERGYDSTLSYLRAAAIAVLERTGLLPHLNPGVMSWAELQRLKPVAPSMGMMLETTSRRIFAEPGGVHFGSPDKDPAIRLRVLEDAGRLSIPFTTGILIGIGESRVERAESIFAMRQVAREYGSIQEIIVQNFRAKPDTAMRNQPDADLDTFVAAIAVTRLLLGPSMRIQAPPNLVDLQECARLIGAGIDDWGGVSPLTPDHVNPERPWPNIEALREVSAAAGLTLRERLTAHPSYVRAETPWLDPRVLAHVRALALPDGLAREDAVVSGHAWQEPDAHWVSSGRVDLHTAIDDSGRTTDRRGDFDEVYGDWQEVATRIIPQRAEAHPERLDSAVAAALRAAERNPGGLNEAQALALMTAEGDAMDAICALADGLRSDVVGDEVTYVINRNINFTNVCYTGCRFCAFAQRATDADAYTLSGEEVASRVREAVAEGATEICMQGGIDPAMPASAYFDLARAVKLAAPQIHLHAFSPMEIMNGASRANLSVSDWLSGAKEAGLDSIPGTAAEILDDEVRWVLTKGKLPTSAWIDVVTTAHRLGIPSTATMMFGHVDRPDHWVRHIQLIGRLQDESGGFTEFVPLPFVHNQSPIYLAGLARPGPTSRDTRAVHAMSRILLHGRIHNIQTSWVKLGDEGTRDMLRSGANDLGGTLMEETISRMAGSENGSRRDVSELEALAASIGRPARQRSTLYGRPSVVA, from the coding sequence ATGCGGCGCGCCCTTCGACGGGCTCGCGACGGTGCCAGCCTCGACGTCACCGAAGCATCGATCCTGCTGGCCGCCACCGGTGCCGACCTCGACCAGCTCAGTGCCATCGCTGCCCGGGTGCGCGATGCCGGACTGCGCGCGGCCGGTCAGGAAGGCCTGATCACGTACTCGCGCAAGGTCTTCATCCCGCTCACCAGACTCTGCCGCGACCGCTGCCACTACTGCACCTTCGTCACCACCCCGAATCGGGTCCACAGCGCCTACCTCGAGATCGACGAAGTCGTCGAGATCGCCGCGCAGGGAGCATTGATGGGGTGCAAGGAGGCGCTCTTCACTCTCGGTGACCGCCCCGAGGATCGCTGGCCGCAGGCGGCCCAGTGGCTGGAGGAGCGGGGCTATGACTCCACTCTCTCCTACCTGCGGGCCGCGGCCATCGCCGTACTGGAGCGCACCGGTCTGCTGCCACACCTCAACCCGGGCGTGATGAGCTGGGCCGAGTTGCAGCGTCTGAAGCCGGTTGCGCCGAGCATGGGGATGATGCTGGAGACCACCTCCCGGCGGATCTTCGCCGAGCCCGGCGGGGTGCACTTCGGCAGCCCGGACAAGGACCCGGCCATCCGGCTGCGCGTGCTGGAGGACGCCGGGCGTCTCTCAATTCCGTTCACCACCGGAATCCTGATTGGTATCGGGGAGAGCAGGGTCGAGCGGGCCGAGTCGATCTTCGCGATGCGTCAGGTCGCCCGTGAGTACGGCTCCATCCAGGAGATCATCGTGCAGAACTTCCGGGCCAAGCCGGATACGGCAATGCGCAACCAGCCGGATGCCGACCTCGACACCTTCGTGGCCGCCATCGCGGTCACCCGGCTGCTGCTCGGCCCGTCGATGCGCATTCAGGCGCCGCCGAACCTCGTCGACCTGCAGGAGTGTGCGCGTCTCATCGGGGCCGGCATCGACGACTGGGGTGGCGTCTCGCCGCTGACCCCCGATCACGTCAACCCGGAACGTCCGTGGCCGAACATCGAGGCCCTGCGCGAGGTGAGCGCGGCGGCCGGCTTGACCCTTCGCGAGCGGCTCACCGCACACCCGTCCTACGTGCGGGCCGAGACGCCATGGCTAGACCCGCGTGTGCTGGCGCACGTCCGCGCGCTCGCGCTGCCGGACGGGTTGGCTCGGGAGGACGCCGTCGTCAGCGGTCACGCCTGGCAGGAACCGGATGCGCACTGGGTCTCCTCCGGACGGGTGGACCTGCACACCGCCATCGACGACTCCGGACGCACCACCGACCGGCGTGGGGACTTCGACGAGGTCTACGGAGACTGGCAGGAGGTGGCGACCCGGATCATTCCGCAGCGCGCCGAGGCGCATCCCGAGCGACTCGATTCCGCGGTCGCCGCGGCTCTGCGGGCGGCCGAACGCAACCCGGGTGGTCTCAATGAGGCCCAGGCGCTGGCGCTGATGACCGCCGAGGGCGACGCGATGGACGCGATCTGCGCGCTGGCCGACGGGCTGCGCTCTGACGTTGTGGGCGACGAAGTCACCTACGTCATCAACCGGAACATCAACTTCACCAACGTCTGTTACACCGGCTGCCGCTTCTGCGCCTTCGCGCAGCGGGCCACCGACGCCGATGCCTACACCCTCTCCGGTGAGGAGGTGGCCAGCAGGGTTCGGGAGGCCGTCGCCGAAGGGGCGACCGAGATCTGCATGCAGGGCGGCATCGATCCGGCTATGCCGGCCTCGGCCTACTTCGACCTGGCGCGCGCGGTGAAACTGGCCGCCCCGCAGATCCACCTGCACGCGTTCAGCCCGATGGAGATCATGAACGGCGCCAGTCGGGCCAACCTGTCGGTGAGCGACTGGTTGAGCGGGGCCAAGGAAGCCGGGCTGGACTCGATCCCCGGCACGGCGGCGGAGATCCTCGACGACGAGGTGCGCTGGGTGCTGACGAAGGGGAAGTTGCCGACCAGCGCCTGGATCGACGTCGTCACCACCGCACATCGCCTCGGGATCCCGTCAACGGCGACGATGATGTTCGGCCACGTGGATCGCCCCGACCACTGGGTGCGGCACATCCAGCTCATCGGCCGGCTTCAGGACGAGAGCGGCGGCTTCACCGAGTTCGTCCCGCTGCCCTTCGTGCACAACCAGTCGCCGATCTACCTGGCCGGCCTCGCCCGGCCGGGACCCACGTCCCGCGATACCCGGGCGGTGCACGCGATGAGCCGGATCCTGCTACACGGCCGGATCCACAACATCCAGACGAGCTGGGTCAAGCTGGGCGACGAAGGTACCCGCGACATGCTCCGCAGTGGCGCCAACGACCTCGGCGGAACGCTGATGGAGGAGACGATCAGCCGGATGGCCGGATCGGAGAACGGCTCCCGCCGGGACGTCAGTGAACTGGAGGCGTTGGCGGCGAGCATCGGCCGTCCGGCCCGCCAGCGCAGCACGCTCTACGGTCGCCCCTCTGTCGTCGCTTAA
- a CDS encoding WhiB family transcriptional regulator, with amino-acid sequence MTAAGDDELTSIFGLPDEESWQERALCSQTDPEAFFPEKGGSTREAKRICTGCEVRTECLEYALLNDERFGIWGGLSERERRRMKRMAI; translated from the coding sequence ATCACTGCGGCAGGCGACGACGAACTGACCTCGATCTTCGGTCTTCCCGACGAAGAGAGCTGGCAGGAGCGCGCCCTCTGCTCGCAGACAGATCCAGAGGCATTCTTCCCCGAGAAGGGTGGCTCGACTCGTGAGGCGAAGCGCATCTGCACCGGTTGTGAGGTCCGCACCGAGTGCCTGGAGTACGCGTTGCTGAACGACGAGCGCTTTGGTATCTGGGGTGGACTCTCCGAGCGTGAGCGGCGCCGCATGAAGCGGATGGCGATCTAA
- a CDS encoding metallopeptidase family protein, giving the protein MRGVLAPSGVPISRTRAQSFDEVVLDAVEHLESHWPGELDGIEFAVDDVPVFAAAEDVEFDSDVVADHGVALGRLMRPGSRGSPGSPQPVVLIYRRPIEARTATGDERSSLVFAVVAELVAQLIGKDIDDIHPL; this is encoded by the coding sequence ATGCGCGGTGTGCTTGCCCCCAGTGGGGTGCCGATCAGCCGAACTCGAGCGCAGAGTTTCGACGAGGTCGTCCTCGACGCGGTCGAGCACCTCGAGAGCCACTGGCCGGGCGAACTCGACGGCATCGAGTTCGCGGTCGATGACGTGCCGGTCTTCGCCGCGGCTGAAGATGTCGAGTTCGACAGCGATGTCGTCGCCGACCACGGGGTTGCCCTGGGACGGCTGATGCGTCCGGGCAGCAGAGGATCGCCTGGCTCCCCGCAACCAGTGGTCTTGATCTACCGCCGGCCGATCGAGGCACGCACCGCGACCGGCGATGAACGATCGAGCCTGGTCTTCGCCGTGGTGGCGGAGCTGGTGGCGCAGCTGATCGGCAAGGACATCGACGACATCCACCCGCTCTAG
- a CDS encoding DUF3499 domain-containing protein → MRHLRSCTRTGCGTSAVATLTYVYSDSTAVVGPLATFAEPHSYDLCEQHAMSLTVPRGWEVLRHSGEFPAPMPQADDLEALADAVREAARSESPQLPGGTPYAVTADGPSAPASQLGVARRGHLSVVPPSR, encoded by the coding sequence GTGAGGCATCTGCGTTCCTGTACCCGCACCGGTTGCGGGACGTCGGCGGTGGCAACGCTGACCTATGTTTACTCGGATTCGACTGCGGTCGTCGGCCCTCTCGCAACTTTCGCCGAACCGCACTCCTATGACCTCTGCGAGCAGCACGCCATGAGCCTCACCGTGCCTCGCGGTTGGGAAGTGCTGCGCCACAGCGGTGAGTTTCCGGCTCCGATGCCGCAGGCCGACGACCTCGAGGCGCTGGCCGATGCCGTCCGCGAGGCGGCCCGTTCGGAGAGCCCGCAGCTACCCGGCGGTACCCCGTACGCGGTGACAGCCGACGGGCCGAGCGCCCCCGCCAGTCAGCTCGGAGTGGCCCGCCGGGGACACCTGAGCGTCGTCCCGCCCTCGCGCTGA